A window of the Radiobacillus deserti genome harbors these coding sequences:
- a CDS encoding PrsW family glutamic-type intramembrane protease → MIGAAVGAGFVAFESAGYAFNIGMMYGDQAMISNIFTRGWMAVGTHIAWSSIAGAALFPVKGQEPLKKEHLTNERFIKLRVVAIILHAVWDMPLYFLHEFLFIGLIVVAWMFIFTFIHAGLKQISRLNQKVETEEAIVPDYLSS, encoded by the coding sequence TTGATTGGTGCAGCAGTCGGGGCTGGATTTGTAGCCTTCGAATCTGCCGGCTATGCCTTTAACATTGGAATGATGTATGGGGATCAAGCCATGATTTCTAATATTTTCACACGTGGATGGATGGCCGTTGGAACCCATATCGCATGGTCTAGTATCGCTGGTGCTGCATTGTTTCCTGTAAAAGGACAGGAGCCATTAAAGAAAGAGCATTTAACAAATGAAAGGTTTATCAAGCTACGAGTTGTAGCAATTATTCTCCATGCGGTTTGGGATATGCCACTTTACTTCTTGCATGAATTCTTGTTTATCGGGTTAATAGTAGTGGCTTGGATGTTTATCTTTACGTTTATCCATGCAGGACTTAAACAGATTAGTAGATTAAACCAGAAAGTAGAGACGGAGGAAGCTATTGTTCCAGATTACCTTTCTTCTTGA
- a CDS encoding N-acetylmuramoyl-L-alanine amidase family protein produces MKKITLFVTLLLLLFITLSVYTSHSLHEENQPIYENKKDYPTKTDDRNTEFKVVIDPGHGGKDVGATGASGQNEKDFTLSVSKKVQTLLKEESGIEVFMTRTEDSFISQESRYRPKYANKLNADVFISIHGNTFTDPTVSGTETFYYHKHSKYLANLIQEKVVEATGFRDRGIQKKDLFVVRDTKMPAVLIEVGYLTNPQEESEMWTEEFQDRVAASIVEGIKEYRS; encoded by the coding sequence ATGAAAAAAATTACGTTGTTTGTAACGTTGCTATTATTATTATTTATTACATTATCGGTTTATACTAGCCATTCTCTTCATGAAGAGAATCAACCTATCTACGAAAACAAGAAAGACTATCCTACTAAAACTGACGACAGGAATACAGAGTTTAAGGTGGTCATTGATCCAGGCCATGGCGGTAAAGATGTCGGGGCGACTGGGGCAAGTGGTCAGAATGAGAAGGATTTTACGCTAAGTGTATCCAAAAAGGTGCAAACCTTGTTGAAGGAGGAATCCGGAATAGAGGTGTTTATGACAAGAACAGAGGATAGCTTTATTTCACAGGAAAGCCGTTATAGACCCAAATATGCCAATAAATTAAACGCAGATGTATTTATTTCAATCCATGGCAATACGTTTACAGACCCTACTGTTTCTGGCACGGAGACTTTTTATTATCACAAGCACTCCAAATATTTGGCTAATTTGATTCAGGAAAAAGTAGTTGAAGCTACTGGATTTAGGGATAGAGGCATACAAAAGAAGGATCTCTTTGTCGTAAGGGATACGAAAATGCCAGCAGTATTAATAGAAGTAGGGTATTTAACGAATCCTCAGGAGGAATCAGAAATGTGGACGGAAGAATTTCAAGATAGAGTTGCTGCTTCTATTGTGGAAGGGATTAAAGAATACAGAAGTTAG
- a CDS encoding aspartate/glutamate racemase family protein, whose amino-acid sequence MKTIGLIGGMSWESSVEYYRIINEEVKRRLGGLHSAKCLLYSVDFDEIERYQADGDWESAGKVLGEVAVSLEKAGADFIVICTNTMHKVVHDLEERITIPVLHIADATAKEIKETRIKTVGLLGTKYTMEQDFYKSRIEANGIKVIVPEKEDRNLVNKVIYEELCLGQIKPSSKSYYQSVIQNLVHAGAEGIILGCTEIGLLVKPEGSEVPLFDTTVIHAMEAVHAALK is encoded by the coding sequence ATGAAAACAATAGGACTTATAGGTGGAATGAGTTGGGAATCCTCTGTAGAGTATTACCGGATTATTAACGAAGAGGTAAAAAGAAGATTAGGTGGCTTGCATTCTGCGAAATGTCTTTTATATAGTGTGGATTTCGATGAAATTGAACGCTATCAAGCGGACGGAGATTGGGAGAGTGCAGGGAAGGTTTTAGGAGAAGTCGCTGTATCTCTAGAAAAGGCGGGTGCTGATTTTATCGTAATCTGCACGAACACGATGCACAAAGTTGTGCACGATTTGGAAGAAAGAATAACGATACCTGTTTTACATATTGCGGACGCAACAGCGAAAGAAATAAAAGAAACACGTATTAAAACAGTTGGTTTACTTGGGACGAAATATACGATGGAGCAAGATTTCTATAAATCTCGAATCGAAGCTAATGGCATCAAGGTTATAGTCCCAGAAAAGGAAGACCGAAACCTTGTTAATAAAGTCATCTACGAGGAGCTCTGTTTAGGACAAATTAAGCCATCATCTAAGTCTTATTATCAAAGTGTTATTCAAAACTTAGTTCATGCTGGAGCGGAAGGAATCATTTTGGGCTGTACAGAAATTGGGTTATTAGTGAAGCCGGAGGGTTCAGAAGTCCCACTGTTTGACACGACAGTTATCCATGCAATGGAAGCAGTGCATGCTGCGTTAAAATAG
- a CDS encoding helix-turn-helix transcriptional regulator, which yields MKSRLKELRAREGYNQTQLAKLAKVSRQTISLIEREEYMPSLLIAVRIARIFNEPVEHVFQFKEEEL from the coding sequence TTGAAAAGTCGTTTAAAGGAGCTTCGGGCACGTGAAGGCTATAACCAAACGCAACTAGCGAAGCTCGCCAAAGTATCTAGACAAACCATAAGCTTGATTGAACGTGAAGAGTACATGCCATCATTGCTCATCGCTGTTCGTATTGCGCGTATTTTTAATGAACCGGTTGAACATGTATTCCAGTTTAAGGAGGAGGAATTGTAA
- a CDS encoding NAD(P)/FAD-dependent oxidoreductase — MNVFDCVVVGGGPAGLSASLTLGRARRKIALFDDGTNRNRVTHAAHGFITRDNIKPQEFRELGLKELENYPSITYFHATITAITKAIGNEGFIIKTTDGQEFISEKIILATGIQEIFPFEEVRNFYGKSLFSCPYCDGWEMRDKPLLVLAEKEDHALHMAKLVYNWSKDLVVLTNGGPLSEEGVTALEKRDIKIVVDPIKKLIGDDGYLQAVEFVSGETIKRAGGFVVPSFYRPNHFVEKLGCEVQEDGTAITDGAGRTTEKNIYIAGEMEKSAPSSLINSAASGQNAAASVNMDLTIDRF, encoded by the coding sequence ATGAATGTGTTTGATTGTGTCGTTGTCGGTGGAGGTCCAGCTGGGTTGAGTGCTAGTTTAACCTTAGGAAGAGCGAGGAGAAAGATTGCATTATTCGACGACGGAACAAATAGGAATAGAGTCACACATGCGGCGCATGGATTTATTACTCGGGATAACATTAAACCACAAGAGTTTAGAGAGTTAGGGTTAAAGGAATTGGAGAATTATCCATCCATCACGTATTTTCATGCAACGATTACAGCAATAACGAAAGCTATAGGAAATGAAGGATTTATTATCAAAACGACAGATGGACAGGAGTTTATTTCAGAAAAGATAATATTAGCTACTGGCATTCAAGAAATATTCCCTTTTGAAGAGGTGAGGAATTTTTATGGAAAGAGCCTTTTTAGTTGTCCATATTGTGATGGTTGGGAGATGAGAGATAAGCCATTACTTGTATTGGCCGAAAAAGAAGATCATGCCTTGCATATGGCGAAGCTAGTGTACAATTGGTCGAAGGATTTGGTTGTGCTAACGAATGGAGGTCCCCTTTCTGAAGAAGGAGTTACTGCCTTAGAAAAACGAGATATTAAGATTGTAGTAGATCCAATCAAAAAATTAATAGGGGATGACGGTTATTTGCAAGCGGTTGAATTTGTATCAGGAGAAACCATTAAAAGAGCAGGTGGATTTGTCGTTCCCTCGTTTTATCGTCCAAATCATTTCGTAGAGAAGCTTGGCTGTGAAGTTCAAGAAGATGGAACTGCTATAACAGACGGGGCAGGTAGAACAACAGAGAAAAATATATATATTGCAGGAGAAATGGAAAAATCCGCTCCTTCTTCCTTAATAAATTCCGCTGCCAGTGGCCAGAACGCTGCGGCTTCTGTAAACATGGATTTAACGATAGACCGTTTTTGA
- a CDS encoding restriction endonuclease, with amino-acid sequence MKQLLNMSIIFLGLLWFWKIADNPSWYWFFIILLAGVIIPEVIFPSKKKKKSKGNPKANSPKVSPSKKGKTDKELLTAKLEDLNGSEFERLVALYYKEKGYEPRIVGGSGDHEVDLILTDPKEKYKIAVQCKHWRTKNVGNDVILRLSSGKRVHKCLDAWCITTSNYTKSAREAAEGLNIRLLNGLHVQDQIDRWRKNKKSTL; translated from the coding sequence ATGAAACAACTTTTGAATATGTCTATCATTTTTTTGGGATTATTATGGTTTTGGAAAATTGCTGATAATCCCTCATGGTATTGGTTTTTTATTATCCTTTTAGCTGGGGTTATAATTCCTGAAGTTATCTTCCCATCAAAGAAAAAGAAGAAATCAAAAGGTAATCCAAAAGCCAACTCACCTAAAGTTAGTCCAAGTAAAAAAGGGAAGACGGACAAGGAACTTTTAACAGCCAAGTTAGAAGACCTTAATGGAAGTGAATTCGAAAGATTAGTCGCTTTGTATTATAAAGAAAAGGGATATGAACCAAGAATAGTTGGAGGCTCAGGTGATCATGAGGTGGACCTCATTCTTACAGATCCAAAAGAGAAGTATAAAATTGCTGTACAATGTAAGCATTGGAGAACCAAGAATGTCGGTAATGATGTAATTCTTCGTCTAAGTTCCGGGAAAAGGGTACATAAGTGTTTAGATGCATGGTGCATCACTACAAGTAATTACACAAAGAGCGCAAGAGAAGCTGCTGAAGGTTTAAATATTCGACTTCTTAATGGATTACATGTGCAGGATCAGATTGATAGATGGCGAAAAAATAAAAAATCTACCTTGTAG
- a CDS encoding 5'-nucleotidase C-terminal domain-containing protein has translation MAKRTYRKLATTSLAVAAVSAVAPVVSAAEFNGYPDVPTDHSHYDGIKELTIQGVVQGYPDGKFYPFKDLSREHAAIFFTKALNLSIPSDVDSVLSKFSDVDKDSLYAGHIAAVTKAGIFNGSGGAFHPDSKLTREQMATVLVLALDLEAYNPTTNVDIKLDNVSASHKKNVQILANLGLTNQLEDFRPNEAISRGAFSTFLYKAQQVVDQHYKLSIMHTNDTHAHLDNVAKVATAVKEVRAEKPDSLLLSAGDVFSGTLYFNEYQGQADLAFMNLLGYDAMTFGNHEFDLGSSAEGHKGLADFVNGAEFPFVSSNVDFSADTNMAPLSPDTLTSAPEDGKIYNAIIKEVNGEKIGMIGLTTEETADLSSPEDVKFEPYLQAARDAVASLEAEGVNKIVAITHIGYDDNPQVDNDQELAKVDGIDVIVGGHSHTELSEPVFVPGSTNDEPTVIVQAYQYHNALGTLDVTFDEEGLLTGYAGELIEIDEQKEDPEAAELLKQYSTKIEELMNKESGGVAAEALPNPRLGDGDAVSVRNSETALGNLIADGMLAKAKTFNPNVVLAVQNGGGIRTSIDKGPITLGEILTVLPFGNTLATIDLTGAELKQALEHSVSEAPNESGGFLHTSGMKFTYDSSKPAGERVQSVMVMQGDSYVELDPAANYTIATNAFTAKGGDGYDVFAKAYEEGRVTDLGVADWENLRDHVANLGTVDPAIEGRITDIAAK, from the coding sequence ATGGCAAAAAGAACGTATCGTAAGCTAGCAACAACTTCACTAGCAGTAGCGGCGGTGTCTGCAGTAGCACCGGTGGTCTCAGCTGCAGAATTCAATGGGTATCCGGACGTACCAACCGATCATTCGCACTATGATGGGATTAAAGAATTAACGATTCAAGGTGTCGTACAAGGTTATCCAGACGGAAAATTCTATCCGTTCAAAGACCTTAGTAGAGAGCATGCTGCTATCTTCTTCACCAAAGCACTTAACCTATCCATTCCATCAGACGTTGATTCTGTGCTTTCCAAGTTCAGCGATGTTGACAAAGACAGCCTCTATGCGGGTCATATCGCAGCGGTTACGAAAGCTGGCATCTTCAATGGTAGTGGTGGAGCTTTTCATCCTGATTCGAAATTAACACGAGAGCAAATGGCTACTGTTCTTGTATTAGCGCTCGATTTAGAAGCGTATAATCCAACAACGAATGTCGACATCAAATTAGACAATGTAAGTGCCTCACACAAAAAGAATGTACAAATATTAGCTAACCTCGGATTAACCAATCAACTAGAAGACTTTAGACCAAATGAAGCTATTTCAAGAGGTGCGTTTTCTACTTTCCTCTATAAAGCACAACAAGTAGTGGATCAGCATTATAAATTATCCATTATGCATACGAATGACACACACGCTCATCTCGATAATGTAGCGAAGGTTGCTACAGCTGTTAAAGAGGTTAGAGCTGAAAAACCAGATTCCTTGCTTCTAAGCGCAGGAGATGTATTCTCAGGAACACTATACTTCAATGAATATCAAGGACAAGCAGACCTTGCTTTTATGAACCTATTAGGATATGACGCAATGACGTTCGGGAACCATGAATTCGATCTTGGTTCTTCTGCAGAAGGCCATAAAGGACTAGCTGATTTTGTAAACGGTGCAGAATTCCCGTTTGTTAGCTCCAACGTAGATTTTAGTGCGGATACGAACATGGCGCCGTTATCTCCAGATACTCTAACGTCTGCTCCAGAAGACGGAAAAATTTATAACGCAATTATTAAAGAAGTTAATGGAGAAAAAATCGGTATGATTGGTCTTACAACCGAAGAGACTGCTGACCTCTCAAGTCCAGAGGATGTGAAATTTGAACCATACCTTCAAGCAGCACGTGATGCGGTTGCATCTTTAGAAGCTGAAGGTGTTAATAAAATCGTCGCAATCACGCATATTGGGTATGACGACAATCCACAAGTGGATAACGATCAAGAGCTTGCCAAAGTAGATGGAATCGACGTTATCGTAGGTGGTCACAGCCACACCGAATTATCTGAGCCTGTTTTTGTGCCTGGTTCTACCAATGATGAGCCGACGGTTATCGTACAAGCTTACCAGTATCACAATGCGTTAGGTACATTAGATGTTACCTTTGACGAAGAAGGACTACTTACTGGTTATGCTGGGGAATTAATCGAAATCGATGAACAAAAAGAAGATCCGGAAGCGGCAGAGCTTCTAAAACAGTATTCTACTAAAATTGAAGAGCTAATGAACAAAGAAAGTGGCGGAGTTGCTGCGGAAGCATTGCCAAATCCTCGCCTAGGAGATGGAGATGCGGTAAGCGTTCGGAACAGTGAAACCGCGTTAGGAAACCTAATTGCGGACGGCATGCTAGCAAAAGCGAAAACGTTCAATCCGAATGTCGTCCTTGCTGTACAAAATGGTGGTGGCATTCGTACTTCCATTGACAAAGGACCAATTACGCTAGGTGAAATTTTAACGGTATTACCATTCGGAAACACATTAGCTACCATCGATTTAACAGGTGCTGAGTTAAAACAAGCATTAGAGCATAGCGTAAGCGAGGCACCAAATGAAAGTGGTGGATTCCTACACACCTCTGGTATGAAGTTCACGTATGATAGCTCTAAACCAGCCGGAGAAAGAGTACAATCTGTTATGGTTATGCAAGGCGATAGCTATGTAGAGTTGGATCCAGCTGCAAACTACACCATTGCTACAAACGCATTTACAGCAAAAGGTGGAGATGGCTATGATGTCTTTGCAAAAGCATACGAAGAAGGCCGCGTAACCGATTTAGGTGTAGCAGATTGGGAAAACCTACGGGACCATGTTGCGAATCTAGGTACAGTGGATCCAGCGATTGAGGGTCGCATTACCGATATCGCAGCAAAATAA
- a CDS encoding DUF3169 family protein produces MKRFIQFIIGGIVGFIITYAFMNFSGVRFAGEIAVIGLTAVSIILLVWSIVRFQKIKSLNFQQFSGVEEDEVEERKYKLFADYSLFTNISFVFSLLALSLSLITTQNLMLTVVSLLLVIVSFLFIQYMIPMMKHVYPDRDFPNKSDSNDAQGILTMADDGEKHVILNGLYKAHSLLNGSLITAIILSTIYSMTKENAQTFSIILMALVLLAVNSNYLFVVRNK; encoded by the coding sequence GTGAAACGATTCATTCAATTTATCATCGGTGGGATTGTAGGTTTTATTATCACGTATGCTTTCATGAATTTTTCTGGTGTTCGTTTTGCTGGTGAGATCGCTGTAATAGGCTTGACCGCGGTATCTATTATCCTACTTGTATGGAGTATTGTACGATTTCAAAAAATTAAATCATTAAATTTCCAACAATTTAGTGGGGTGGAAGAAGACGAAGTGGAAGAAAGAAAATATAAGCTGTTTGCTGATTATTCTTTATTCACTAATATCAGTTTCGTTTTCTCTCTTCTTGCGCTTAGTTTAAGCTTGATTACTACTCAAAACTTAATGTTGACAGTTGTATCCTTACTCTTAGTCATCGTTAGCTTTTTGTTCATCCAGTATATGATACCTATGATGAAACACGTATATCCAGACCGCGATTTCCCTAATAAATCTGACTCTAATGATGCCCAAGGGATACTAACAATGGCGGATGATGGGGAAAAACATGTCATTTTAAATGGGCTATATAAGGCTCATAGTTTATTAAATGGTTCTCTCATTACAGCGATTATACTATCAACCATTTACTCTATGACTAAAGAAAATGCACAAACTTTTTCCATTATTCTTATGGCTTTGGTTTTGCTAGCTGTGAATAGTAACTATTTGTTTGTTGTTCGTAACAAGTAA
- a CDS encoding PadR family transcriptional regulator, with protein sequence MSSTDRFSEPTLFILISLAEGTKHGYAIMEDIEDSYDIKIGPGTLYGAISRMEKLKLIEAIPSKDRKKPYQITSEGRQYLQEKLKEIEAVTKLGFERLGLI encoded by the coding sequence GTGAGTTCGACTGACCGATTTTCTGAACCAACCTTATTTATTTTAATTAGTTTAGCCGAGGGAACCAAACATGGCTATGCAATCATGGAGGATATCGAAGATTCATACGATATCAAAATTGGACCCGGAACCTTATATGGTGCTATTAGTCGAATGGAAAAATTAAAGTTAATTGAGGCTATTCCATCAAAGGATAGAAAAAAGCCTTATCAAATTACTTCTGAAGGTCGACAGTATCTTCAAGAAAAATTAAAAGAAATTGAAGCTGTTACCAAGCTGGGATTTGAAAGGTTAGGTCTAATATGA
- a CDS encoding Rrf2 family transcriptional regulator — translation MKFTKATNYALHTMLYLAQSNSSKPVGVQTLAEKQNVSPTYLSKILTKLVKEGMVTSVSGANGGYSLPRDWESVSFLDIIFAIEGKSTLFECEVEHGPHCPIQKGMVRSVEKMEEELRNQTIADLVETSNE, via the coding sequence ATGAAGTTTACTAAAGCGACGAATTATGCCCTGCATACGATGTTATATTTAGCACAATCCAATTCCTCTAAGCCTGTCGGGGTACAGACACTCGCGGAGAAGCAAAATGTCTCGCCTACTTACTTATCAAAAATCTTAACGAAGCTTGTGAAAGAAGGAATGGTCACTTCTGTATCAGGTGCAAACGGCGGATATTCTTTACCTCGTGATTGGGAATCCGTTTCGTTTCTCGATATCATTTTTGCCATTGAAGGAAAGTCTACATTGTTTGAATGTGAAGTGGAACATGGCCCTCATTGTCCTATACAAAAAGGTATGGTGCGATCTGTAGAAAAAATGGAGGAAGAACTAAGAAATCAAACCATCGCTGATTTAGTGGAGACATCTAATGAATGA
- a CDS encoding phosphatase — MSAIIYGSTLISASIYSEVLAGPDGQGWITKYGVYGTAFREVGTFPVILAILLAIIGGIILCNSLRKNRGS, encoded by the coding sequence ATGAGTGCAATCATTTATGGTTCTACCTTAATTAGTGCATCAATCTATTCTGAAGTATTAGCTGGTCCTGATGGTCAAGGGTGGATTACAAAGTACGGTGTTTACGGAACTGCTTTTAGGGAGGTTGGTACTTTTCCAGTCATTCTTGCTATACTACTCGCTATAATAGGCGGAATTATTTTATGTAATTCCTTACGAAAAAACCGCGGTTCTTGA
- a CDS encoding HAMP domain-containing sensor histidine kinase, with protein MKKGIVWKLFLLTTLLCTLILAAIFVGQTVFFKQYYEYQKVNEIKKSIQTFKDQYVKAKGDPTTIEKLEQKFYEENTTWITTVDSAGNIRNADDFSVRIQVEASKYEGFSNREITIPLYSFISLEDLDRTKFYLDKGNHILIDGIMEKDKLVPIILMMENQDFMLENMLLSKKVYGKKSLRKPAPQQPAPQESAPNATSQVYLKGEIQKLQLPLSTIGQDIYSNTMFLDRIKQFQVDLLLNKKDIQSAETVDYEENDIKYKIFIEPIENQTGETIYIYAMTSLQPVDEAVQMIQDYYAYFIIFVLLLIILVSFYYSKKIAKPLIQINETTEKIANLDFSETIPISSKDEIGALSQNINKLSDTLHSHINQLQQDIEKEKQLENTRKEFISGVSHELKTPLSILKSCISILEDGVASNKKEHYFIAMSKEVDKMDMLIVDMLELAKYESGTYKMEMDVFYIDQVIAYICDQLAPEIAKKQLHVEQQLANLKVVANQNRIEQVLTNFITNAIRYTPEHNLILISTIEENDRVKICVENKGAHIKQEQLEKIWDRFYRGDTSRRRSKGGTGLGLAISKNILDLHGSEYGVYNTEDGVLFFFYLNKD; from the coding sequence ATGAAAAAAGGGATCGTGTGGAAACTGTTTCTGCTGACGACACTATTATGCACGCTCATTTTAGCAGCTATTTTTGTTGGACAAACCGTCTTCTTTAAACAATATTATGAATACCAAAAGGTAAATGAAATCAAAAAGAGTATTCAAACGTTTAAGGATCAATACGTAAAGGCGAAAGGTGATCCTACTACTATTGAAAAACTTGAGCAGAAATTTTACGAAGAAAATACAACATGGATCACAACTGTTGATTCTGCAGGTAATATTAGGAATGCAGATGATTTTTCTGTAAGAATTCAAGTTGAAGCTTCAAAATATGAGGGTTTCTCGAATCGTGAAATAACGATTCCTTTATATAGTTTCATAAGTTTAGAAGATTTAGATAGAACAAAGTTTTATTTAGATAAGGGGAACCACATATTAATTGATGGGATTATGGAAAAGGATAAGTTAGTTCCTATTATTTTAATGATGGAAAATCAAGATTTTATGTTGGAAAATATGCTGCTCTCAAAAAAAGTATATGGGAAAAAGTCTTTAAGAAAGCCAGCACCACAGCAGCCAGCACCACAGGAGTCTGCGCCAAACGCCACTTCACAGGTCTATTTGAAGGGAGAGATTCAAAAATTACAATTACCATTAAGCACTATCGGACAAGATATATATTCAAACACTATGTTTTTAGATCGAATAAAGCAATTCCAAGTGGATTTACTATTAAATAAAAAAGATATACAAAGTGCTGAAACAGTGGATTACGAGGAGAATGATATAAAATACAAAATCTTTATAGAACCTATAGAGAACCAAACTGGCGAAACTATCTATATCTATGCGATGACCTCTTTACAACCGGTTGATGAAGCGGTTCAAATGATACAAGACTATTATGCATACTTCATTATTTTTGTGCTACTCCTTATCATATTGGTGTCCTTTTATTATTCGAAAAAGATTGCGAAGCCACTAATTCAAATAAACGAGACGACGGAAAAGATTGCGAACTTAGATTTTTCGGAAACAATCCCAATTTCTTCAAAAGATGAGATTGGTGCTTTATCACAAAATATTAACAAGCTTTCCGATACATTGCATTCGCATATTAATCAATTGCAACAGGACATAGAGAAAGAGAAACAATTAGAAAATACACGAAAGGAATTTATATCCGGTGTTTCTCACGAATTAAAAACGCCTTTAAGTATTTTAAAAAGCTGCATTTCCATATTAGAGGATGGCGTCGCTAGTAATAAGAAGGAACATTATTTTATAGCGATGTCAAAAGAAGTAGATAAAATGGACATGCTCATAGTGGATATGCTGGAATTAGCGAAGTATGAGTCTGGTACGTACAAGATGGAAATGGATGTATTTTATATTGATCAAGTCATTGCATATATATGTGACCAATTAGCTCCTGAAATAGCTAAAAAACAATTACATGTTGAGCAACAACTTGCTAATCTAAAGGTCGTTGCTAATCAAAACAGAATAGAACAAGTACTTACAAACTTTATTACGAATGCCATACGATATACACCAGAACATAATCTTATTCTGATTTCCACGATAGAAGAGAACGACCGTGTAAAAATATGTGTGGAAAATAAAGGAGCCCATATTAAACAGGAGCAATTAGAAAAGATATGGGATCGATTTTATCGTGGCGATACGTCGCGCAGACGTTCGAAAGGTGGCACAGGTTTGGGGCTTGCTATCTCTAAGAATATCTTAGATCTACATGGTTCGGAATACGGAGTATATAATACAGAGGATGGAGTGTTATTTTTCTTTTATTTAAATAAAGATTAG
- a CDS encoding polysaccharide deacetylase family protein — protein sequence MALQRTTRKKRLRKKRIIHLVLLLFIIFLFFFLDTFPFSPQEVKDQLKKDVRNQQERTIAQLPDAEHSDEKVVYLTFDDGPTSATDDVLEILKEYGAKATFFMLSPHMEERSNLVKQMVQEGHGVGLHGVTHDLNRFYKSEQTVLNEMNEAQQVLENIAGVHSSLIRTPYGSVPYLTKPYRKALKEQGYELWDWNIDSRDWDRKDGKYVENLIDQIQSIEGNGATPVVLLHDQSQTAQSLAELLTYLTEHGFEMKKLDSSVEPVQFRCYDRCHQLPKL from the coding sequence ATGGCATTACAGCGGACTACTCGAAAAAAACGATTGAGAAAGAAAAGAATCATCCATCTGGTTCTCTTACTCTTTATCATATTTCTGTTCTTTTTTCTGGATACATTTCCTTTTTCTCCTCAAGAGGTAAAAGATCAATTGAAGAAGGATGTAAGGAATCAACAAGAACGGACTATAGCGCAATTGCCTGATGCAGAACACTCTGACGAAAAGGTTGTCTACTTAACCTTTGATGACGGCCCAACTTCCGCAACAGACGATGTTCTTGAAATCTTAAAGGAGTATGGCGCAAAAGCGACCTTTTTTATGCTCTCTCCTCATATGGAGGAGCGGTCTAATTTAGTAAAGCAAATGGTTCAAGAGGGACATGGTGTTGGATTACACGGTGTAACGCATGATTTAAATCGCTTTTATAAGTCTGAACAAACGGTTCTCAACGAAATGAATGAAGCTCAACAAGTCCTAGAAAACATCGCCGGTGTTCATTCTTCACTGATACGTACTCCATATGGGAGTGTCCCATATTTAACCAAACCGTACAGAAAAGCTTTGAAGGAACAAGGCTATGAATTGTGGGATTGGAATATTGACAGTCGCGATTGGGATCGGAAAGACGGCAAGTATGTGGAAAATCTCATTGATCAAATTCAATCTATTGAAGGAAATGGAGCCACACCAGTTGTGCTGCTTCATGACCAATCCCAAACCGCGCAAAGTCTAGCGGAGCTATTAACCTATTTAACAGAACATGGGTTTGAGATGAAGAAGTTAGACTCTTCTGTTGAACCAGTCCAATTCAGGTGTTATGACCGTTGTCATCAGCTACCTAAACTTTAA
- a CDS encoding NUDIX hydrolase, translated as MRAHVEDGEGRILLQKRKDYGEWGIPGGILEIGEAVEDTVRREVLEETNLTIRNVQLFGIYSGERGFAEYENGDKVYSVQIIFYVKECSGSLKANEESHELTFFAKDELPSHINPHQAEFINDWRDNRAIPIIK; from the coding sequence ATGCGGGCCCATGTAGAAGATGGGGAAGGGCGTATTCTTTTACAGAAGCGGAAGGACTATGGAGAATGGGGGATTCCTGGAGGGATTCTAGAGATAGGGGAAGCGGTAGAGGATACGGTGCGACGAGAAGTGTTGGAGGAGACAAACCTGACAATTCGGAACGTCCAGCTGTTCGGAATTTATTCTGGGGAAAGAGGGTTTGCGGAATATGAAAATGGCGATAAAGTGTATAGTGTCCAAATCATCTTCTATGTGAAGGAGTGTAGCGGATCACTAAAAGCGAATGAGGAGAGCCATGAGCTCACGTTCTTTGCGAAAGACGAATTACCATCTCATATCAACCCCCACCAAGCAGAATTTATCAACGATTGGCGCGATAATAGAGCCATACCAATCATCAAATAA